The Pseudomonas baetica genome includes a region encoding these proteins:
- a CDS encoding DUF6021 family protein codes for MTDSPSPQGPHSSEHSSGDDLGFDPDSPDVADPQVDPIGPAKAPKDVKPGEDDKKPGKPYDPLADLKP; via the coding sequence ATGACAGATTCCCCATCCCCGCAAGGCCCGCATTCTTCCGAACATTCCTCAGGCGATGACCTGGGATTCGACCCGGATTCGCCGGATGTTGCCGATCCGCAAGTCGATCCCATTGGCCCCGCCAAGGCGCCAAAAGATGTGAAACCCGGTGAAGACGACAAGAAGCCGGGCAAACCCTACGACCCTTTAGCCGATCTGAAACCTTGA
- a CDS encoding TerC family protein: MEYLLELAASPTAWVALATLVVMEIVLGIDNLIFISILTNKLPEQHRQKARRIGIGMALILRLALLSTIAFIVQLTAPVIEILGHAFSWKDMILIAGGLFLVWKATTEIHHSMDPAPEDPKSATSKVTLGFAAAIGQILMLDMVFSIDSIITAVGMTEHLPIMIIAVVVSVLVMLFAADPLAKFINDNPTVVMLALGFLIMIGMTLIAEGFGAHVPKGYVYAAMAFSAAIEVLNMMSRRSRQKKLAEQA, encoded by the coding sequence ATGGAATATCTGTTAGAACTCGCCGCCAGCCCCACCGCCTGGGTTGCTTTGGCCACACTGGTGGTCATGGAGATCGTGCTCGGCATCGATAACCTGATCTTCATCTCGATCCTGACCAACAAACTGCCTGAGCAACATCGGCAGAAGGCTCGTCGTATCGGTATTGGCATGGCACTGATTCTGCGTCTGGCATTGCTGAGCACCATCGCCTTCATCGTGCAGTTGACCGCGCCTGTGATCGAAATTCTCGGCCACGCCTTCTCCTGGAAGGACATGATCCTGATCGCCGGTGGTCTGTTCCTGGTCTGGAAGGCCACAACCGAGATTCACCACAGCATGGATCCGGCGCCGGAAGATCCGAAGTCGGCCACCTCGAAGGTGACCCTGGGCTTTGCCGCTGCCATCGGCCAGATCCTGATGCTCGACATGGTGTTCTCGATCGACAGCATCATTACGGCGGTCGGCATGACCGAACATTTGCCGATCATGATCATTGCGGTGGTGGTGTCGGTGCTGGTGATGCTGTTTGCGGCTGATCCGCTGGCCAAGTTCATCAACGACAACCCGACGGTGGTGATGCTGGCCCTGGGCTTCCTGATCATGATCGGCATGACGCTGATCGCCGAAGGCTTCGGCGCCCACGTACCGAAAGGTTATGTGTATGCAGCGATGGCGTTCTCGGCGGCGATTGAAGTGCTGAACATGATGTCGCGTCGCTCTCGGCAGAAGAAACTGGCTGAACAGGCATAA
- a CDS encoding MFS transporter, which translates to MLLPILLLSAAGFTVLTTEFVIVGLLPAIARDLAVTIPQAGLLVTLFAFTVAMFGPFLTAYFARFERRKLFITILIMFGLANTVGALAPNIWVMAIARLIPALGLPVFWALASETAVDIVGPDHAGRAIAKIGFGIVCATVFGIPVGTLISDAFGWRSAFGILAFIAFAKALLLFVYLPKTDLHQHQVSFRSQFKILRSPLMIGHIVLSILVFSGMFTAYTYLADILERLAGFNGTVVGWCLMGFGAVGLLGNSLGGRAVDRHPLGASVLFCAFMIAGMVSLVPNIHSTVGLAVAMGIWGVTQAALFLVSHVRLMKAAPEAPAFAASLNIAGANLGIGLGAMIGGRVIDSAGLGFLGFAAAGFILLSVFLAMVLMTLKPREMCADAS; encoded by the coding sequence ATGCTGTTGCCCATCCTTCTGTTGTCTGCCGCCGGCTTCACGGTGCTGACCACGGAGTTCGTCATTGTCGGCCTGTTGCCGGCAATTGCCCGCGACCTTGCGGTCACCATCCCGCAAGCCGGTCTGCTGGTGACGTTGTTCGCCTTTACCGTGGCGATGTTCGGTCCGTTCCTGACCGCGTATTTTGCTCGCTTCGAGCGGCGCAAACTGTTTATCACCATCCTGATCATGTTTGGCCTGGCCAATACCGTGGGGGCATTGGCGCCGAATATCTGGGTGATGGCGATTGCCCGGTTGATCCCGGCGCTTGGGCTGCCGGTGTTCTGGGCATTGGCCAGCGAGACGGCCGTGGACATCGTCGGCCCGGACCATGCGGGTCGCGCGATTGCCAAAATCGGCTTCGGCATTGTTTGCGCTACGGTATTCGGCATTCCGGTCGGCACGCTGATTTCTGACGCGTTCGGCTGGCGCAGTGCGTTCGGCATTCTGGCGTTTATCGCGTTTGCCAAGGCACTGTTGCTGTTTGTCTACCTGCCAAAAACCGATCTGCACCAGCATCAGGTCAGCTTCCGCTCACAGTTCAAGATTCTGCGCAGCCCGTTGATGATCGGGCACATCGTGCTTTCGATTCTGGTGTTCAGCGGCATGTTTACCGCCTACACCTATCTGGCCGACATCCTTGAGCGACTTGCCGGTTTCAACGGCACCGTAGTTGGCTGGTGCCTGATGGGCTTCGGCGCGGTCGGTTTGCTCGGCAACTCGTTGGGCGGTCGTGCGGTGGATCGGCATCCGCTGGGGGCGTCGGTGTTGTTCTGTGCGTTCATGATTGCCGGCATGGTCTCGCTGGTGCCGAACATTCATTCAACCGTGGGCCTGGCGGTGGCGATGGGCATCTGGGGCGTGACTCAGGCCGCGTTATTCCTGGTCAGCCATGTGCGCCTGATGAAAGCCGCGCCAGAAGCGCCAGCCTTTGCGGCCTCGCTGAATATTGCCGGGGCGAACCTCGGCATTGGCCTGGGTGCGATGATCGGTGGCCGGGTCATCGACAGCGCGGGTCTGGGCTTCCTCGGCTTCGCCGCTGCCGGGTTCATTCTGCTGTCGGTGTTCCTTGCCATGGTGCTGATGACGCTCAAGCCGCGCGAAATGTGCGCAGACGCTTCATAA
- the nhaR gene encoding transcriptional activator NhaR: protein MLNYRQLHYFWVVAKTGSIVRACEQLNLTPQTISGQISLLEQTYGIELFRRVGRQLELTEAGRQALPYAEQMFQLGGELELMLRAQPNEQQILFRVGVADVVPKSIVYRLIAPTMELNEPLRITCREDKLERLLADLAIQRLDLVISDSPMPSHLDIKGYSQKLGECGISFFATAELAARYGQDFPRSLHGAPLLIPGAETVVRSRLQRWFAEQQIQPQIVGEFDDSALMQAFGQSGSGIFIGPSVIAEEVTRQYGVELIGQTDAVTESFYAISVERKVKHPGIVAITEGARRELFTTL from the coding sequence ATGCTCAATTACCGACAGCTGCATTACTTCTGGGTTGTAGCCAAGACTGGCAGCATCGTGCGCGCCTGCGAGCAACTGAACCTCACGCCACAGACCATCAGCGGGCAGATTTCCCTGCTCGAACAAACCTATGGCATCGAATTGTTCAGACGTGTTGGCCGGCAACTGGAGCTTACCGAAGCCGGGCGCCAGGCCCTGCCCTACGCCGAACAGATGTTTCAGCTCGGCGGCGAACTGGAGCTGATGCTACGCGCCCAGCCCAACGAACAACAAATCCTGTTCCGCGTCGGCGTTGCTGACGTCGTACCGAAATCCATCGTTTATCGCCTGATCGCACCGACCATGGAGCTCAACGAGCCACTGCGCATCACCTGTCGCGAAGACAAACTCGAACGCCTGCTGGCCGATCTGGCCATTCAGCGGCTGGATCTGGTGATCTCCGACAGCCCGATGCCGTCGCACCTCGACATCAAGGGCTATAGCCAGAAACTAGGGGAATGCGGGATCAGTTTTTTCGCCACCGCCGAACTGGCTGCGCGCTACGGGCAGGATTTTCCGCGCAGCCTGCACGGTGCTCCGCTGTTGATTCCCGGGGCGGAAACCGTGGTGCGCAGCCGCTTGCAGCGCTGGTTCGCCGAGCAGCAGATCCAGCCGCAAATCGTCGGCGAGTTCGATGACAGTGCCTTGATGCAGGCATTCGGCCAATCCGGCAGCGGGATTTTTATCGGCCCGAGCGTGATTGCCGAAGAGGTCACACGCCAGTACGGCGTCGAGTTGATTGGCCAGACTGACGCGGTGACCGAGTCGTTCTATGCCATTTCGGTGGAGCGCAAGGTCAAGCACCCCGGCATCGTTGCGATTACCGAAGGTGCCCGACGCGAGCTGTTTACGACCTTATGA
- a CDS encoding peptidase C39 family protein: MVQVFSRIRAALLVAGCVAVMVGCAGSVAPQIKRLPERVELSGTFYRGEANQSGPQVLASLLSQQGIVITPGLLEKPLHLPGAEDRLQENIQNLAREYGMVVYPLENNLPALLTQVAAGYPVMVRFSEGSAFWAEPRYAILSGYDRNKQKVLLRAGMNRRELMSFSAFESALEKAGGWAILIQKPSQIPAAVDRQRWLKAADELSRAGQEPEAAQARKALAAH; this comes from the coding sequence ATGGTGCAGGTATTTTCTCGAATTCGTGCGGCGCTGCTGGTGGCGGGTTGCGTGGCCGTGATGGTCGGCTGTGCTGGCAGTGTGGCGCCACAGATCAAGCGTCTGCCGGAGCGGGTCGAGCTGAGCGGCACGTTCTACCGGGGTGAAGCCAATCAGTCCGGGCCGCAAGTGCTGGCCAGCCTGTTGTCGCAGCAAGGCATTGTGATTACTCCGGGGCTGCTGGAAAAACCCCTGCATTTGCCGGGTGCCGAGGACAGGCTGCAAGAGAATATTCAGAACCTTGCCCGGGAATACGGGATGGTCGTGTATCCATTGGAAAACAACCTGCCTGCCTTGCTGACCCAAGTCGCGGCGGGCTATCCGGTGATGGTGCGTTTCAGCGAGGGTTCGGCATTTTGGGCAGAGCCGCGCTACGCGATTCTTTCCGGCTATGACCGCAATAAACAGAAGGTGCTGCTGCGCGCCGGCATGAACCGTCGGGAGCTGATGAGCTTCAGTGCTTTTGAATCGGCGCTCGAGAAGGCCGGTGGCTGGGCGATATTGATCCAGAAGCCTTCGCAGATTCCGGCGGCAGTTGATCGTCAACGCTGGCTCAAGGCCGCTGATGAATTGTCCCGGGCCGGTCAGGAACCGGAAGCCGCGCAGGCGCGCAAGGCTCTGGCTGCACACTGA